The Blastocatellia bacterium genomic sequence TATGCCGGGAAATATGTCGCTCTGGAAGGCGACCAATTGGTAGGCGTCGGGCAGACCATCCGCGAAGCTCGCCAGCAGGCAAAAGAAAAAGGCTTCAAGAATCCTTTCCTCGTTCGCCTGACTTCCGAGCATGAAACCTTATCCGCAGGCTGGTAACCGATGGCGCATCGTCTGGACTTCGAAAAACTGTTGACTTACGACGTCGGCGCGCTGGGCATCACCGTGGCTGTCGTCCTCGAACTGAAAGACCGGCGCGTGAGTTTCGACGCGAAGATCGATACGGGCGCAGACCATTGCATCTTCGAGCGCAAGTTCAGCGAGCAACTCGGACTCAATAATGAAAAGGGCGTTCCGCAAAGATTCGGAACCGCAACCGGGACTTTCCTCGCCTATGGCCACGACGTGAGGTTGCAAATTGCGGATATAACGTTCGATTCGATGGTTTTCTTTGCCGCCGAGGAAAGTTTCACCCGCAATGTTCTGGGGCGGTTCGGCTGGCTCGACCGCGTTGCCCTGGGTCTGGTTGATTACGAAGGCAAACTTTACCTCAGCCCTTATAGCAATGAATGAAGAACTCGTCAAAGACGCCCTAGAACCGCTCTGAACAGACAAATCCCCTGAAGCAAAAGTGACGTTTGTCGGGAAATGCTCGGGGTTCGAGGAATGATTAATGTTCACACGCGAGCGCATCATCGAAGCGGCGCGGCGGGCCGGGATGGAGGAAGACGCCATCGCTCGGCTGCTTGCTGAATTGCCGGCGCAGCCAACGAACACTCTCACGATCATCTGCAACGACGGCTTGCATCCGATACCCAAAGAGCAATTGCCCGGACGGGTCTTTGCCGCGACCACCGGAAACATCGCCGACCAAACGCTCGAAGCTCTCCAACAAACCGTTGCCGATGCCTGCAAGCATGTAGCGCAACTCATCAAGGGTGAAGGCGGCTTTGCGGAAATCTATCTCGTGCCTTCGGGTTACGGCGGGCTACTGCAAAAGATCGCCGAGACGGTTTTTCAAATTACCGGCAAGCCGGCCACCACACTGCACTTCGACCGCAAGACCAATGCTTACTGGCCGATCCGCATCGACCTGCGCGCCATCATTACTCAAGCATGACGTTGCCCTGGCGCTTATAGAGGATCAATCCTTGAGCGAAGTCCTACTGGACGTCAGCGATGCCCCTCGCGCGACTCGCGGCTCCTTGCACGGCAGCAACGACGCTGCCGCCCTTGCAACGCTCGCGACGGAGCCTGAGAGCATCGCCGAACTCGGAGCCGCCGCGCGCTGCATCAAGTCTTCGCCGTTTACGCGCGGCTCGCCGTCAGGTAATTTACCATTCTGCAAGGGAGGCAGACCGAACCGTGGCCAAACAAAAGCAGCCTCGCTATATGTGGGTGTACTCGCCGCATAGGCCTAAAGGAGCCAGCGTTCCTGAAGACGTGAAGCAAGAGCTTACAGAACGCGCTCAGGAACTGGTTGATGAGTGGAGGCCGAAGCACATCAAGAAGCCGCCGAAGCACTACCGCTTCAACTACATCACCAACCTTTATACGAAGTGGCACCGGCGGTTCTTCTACTTCTGCGCAACCTTTGCCTGCCCCGGCCCCAACGCGCTGTCGCCGACGTTCGAGTCATGCTTTACGCGAATCGAGTATGTCGGCAAGAATCGCTTCAACCTGGCTTACATGCGCCATACAGGGAAGTGGTGGACGACCCTGTACGAACTGACGCTGGACGATTGCCTCAAGACGATTCGCGAAAACGGCCTGTATCATCCTCTCTAAGAAAAGCCCCGGGCCATTGCCGGTTTGGCCGGCAATGGCCGTGGCCGAGAGGCACGATTCCTAGTGACTTTGAAATACGGCTCGCGGCGCCGCTGAGCTGCCGCGATATAGGTTCGCATTTATGGCCAAAGAGAAGTTGCCTCGCCTTACGGAAGCGATGGTGCGGACGCTGGCTAACGATAAAAGCTTCGAGCGTGGCAAGGATTACTATCTGGGCGGCGCCGTTTCGGAAACCGTACGCCAGGGGATGGAACTGCGCGGCGAATGCGCTGGCTCTGAGGTTGAACCCTACGAAATCAGCGTGACGCTCGCGGCCCGCGGCATCAAGGAGACCTCCTGCACCTGTCCCTATGAGTATAGCGGCATCTGCAAACACACGGTCGCACTGCTGCTCACCTATGTGCATCAACCGCAAGCCTTCCGCACCATCGCTCCGGTCGAAGAGAGGCTCAAGCATCGCAGCAAAGACGAACTGATCGGCATCATTATCGCGATGTTGACGCATGACCCGAAGCTGCGGTCGCTTGTCGAACTTGCGGAGATGACTCAAGAAGCTAAAGCCGGCCTGAGCCTGGACACCAACGCCATCCGCAAACAGGCGCGGCGTGCCCTCCAACATACGGACTGGGACCATTTCAGCTCACGCAAGATCGCCAAAGAGCTGCGCGCCCTCGGCCAGGTCAGCGAGCCATTCGTCAACGCCGGCGACTGGCTCAACGCCGGTCATGTCTATCACGCGCTGCTTGACGAGATCGTCTCCGGCTATGACCACATCATCCAACAGGTGGACGAAAACGGCCACATCGCCGTCGTCGTTGAGCAGTTCACCGAAGCGGTTGGCAAATCCCTGGAAAAAAGTAACGCCGATAGCCGTACGCGCCGGGCCTGGCTGGAAACGCTGCTTGACGCCTTTGCCAAAGACGTCGGGATTGGCGGGATCGATTTTGCTTTCAGCGCCCCCGACATCGTCATCAAGCAAGCCCGCGACGAAGAATGGCAGTGGATCGAAGCGCGTGTCCGCCGGCTTGCCGCCGGCAGCCGCGACTGGGGCCGTGAACAGTTTGTCAGATTCCTCACCGAGGGCCTGGATCAGCATGGCCGCAAAAGTGAAGGCGACCGCTTGGTTCGTGAGATCGGCACGCCGGAGCAACAGGCAAAGTTGCTCATCAAAGAAGGCCGCATCGAAGAGGCTGTACGGCTGATGAACGACATCGTCGAAGACAAGCCCGGCCTGCTGACGCAGTTCGCCGATTGGCTGCTGGAGGCAAAAGCTAAACCGGCGGCGCTCAATTTCGTCCTGGCGCATGAAAAGACAGCAAGCTGGCGACGCGATCAGTGGCTCGCTGATTACTATCGCCGTCACGGCACGCCCGAAGAAGCGGTTGCCGCGCAGAAGACACTACTGGTCAACAGCCCGTCGGTCGAACAGTTCAAAGCCCTGCAAGCTATCTGTCGCAAGACGAAGAACTGGCCGGAGGTTCGCGCGAAGGGGTTAGCAGCTTTGGAGCACGCCGGGCGATTTGACGCGCTGGTTGAAATCGCCCTGCACGAAGGCGACGTGGCGCGGGCGTTGGAACTATTGCCGCGGGCGACGGGCTGGGGCGCAACGCATCTGCGGATGAAA encodes the following:
- a CDS encoding SWIM zinc finger family protein, whose amino-acid sequence is MAKEKLPRLTEAMVRTLANDKSFERGKDYYLGGAVSETVRQGMELRGECAGSEVEPYEISVTLAARGIKETSCTCPYEYSGICKHTVALLLTYVHQPQAFRTIAPVEERLKHRSKDELIGIIIAMLTHDPKLRSLVELAEMTQEAKAGLSLDTNAIRKQARRALQHTDWDHFSSRKIAKELRALGQVSEPFVNAGDWLNAGHVYHALLDEIVSGYDHIIQQVDENGHIAVVVEQFTEAVGKSLEKSNADSRTRRAWLETLLDAFAKDVGIGGIDFAFSAPDIVIKQARDEEWQWIEARVRRLAAGSRDWGREQFVRFLTEGLDQHGRKSEGDRLVREIGTPEQQAKLLIKEGRIEEAVRLMNDIVEDKPGLLTQFADWLLEAKAKPAALNFVLAHEKTASWRRDQWLADYYRRHGTPEEAVAAQKTLLVNSPSVEQFKALQAICRKTKNWPEVRAKGLAALEHAGRFDALVEIALHEGDVARALELLPRATGWGATHLRMKVAEAAEKDVPHEAVRLYLERAEQEIAGRTRGSYNLAASTLKKVRPLFIKLHTAAAWAEYIQVLRESHKNLRALQDELRKTGL
- a CDS encoding aspartyl protease family protein, whose product is MAHRLDFEKLLTYDVGALGITVAVVLELKDRRVSFDAKIDTGADHCIFERKFSEQLGLNNEKGVPQRFGTATGTFLAYGHDVRLQIADITFDSMVFFAAEESFTRNVLGRFGWLDRVALGLVDYEGKLYLSPYSNE